The following proteins are co-located in the Pedobacter sp. FW305-3-2-15-E-R2A2 genome:
- a CDS encoding transcriptional repressor → MTKDIEHRLKNKDINPTAMRLLVLEFLIKQVAAISLNDLEKGMGPSDRITLYRTLKTFEEKGLVHSIEDGTGATKYALCEDNCDGDHHHDLHVHFYCNTCKETFCLPNTKIPEISLPKRFQSEEMNLIIKGICDQCHPG, encoded by the coding sequence ATGACAAAAGACATAGAACACCGGCTCAAAAACAAGGACATCAATCCTACAGCCATGCGCTTACTGGTACTGGAATTTTTGATTAAACAGGTCGCTGCCATTAGTCTAAATGATCTGGAAAAGGGAATGGGCCCTTCAGACCGGATCACCCTGTACCGCACCTTAAAGACTTTTGAGGAAAAGGGGTTGGTGCACAGCATTGAGGATGGAACCGGAGCAACGAAATATGCTTTATGCGAGGACAATTGTGATGGCGATCACCACCATGACCTCCATGTCCATTTCTATTGTAACACCTGTAAAGAGACTTTTTGCCTGCCAAATACCAAAATTCCCGAAATCTCCTTACCTAAAAGATTCCAGTCGGAAGAAATGAACCTGATCATCAAAGGAATTTGTGATCAGTGCCATCCCGGCTAA
- a CDS encoding efflux RND transporter periplasmic adaptor subunit, which translates to MNLYKKQFQLALMIAISMSISLSSCTGSQEKSTEKTAAVKEEGHSEEEHGEEGHSDEIELTEQQMKAVDIQIGKIEEKNLTAVVKASGQLAVPPQNEAKVNLLSGGIIRRISVLEGQKVKKGQVLAIIENQDMIRLQQDYLSSKNGFSFVDAEYKRQQQLKAADAGTGKSFQLAEANYHAEQSKIKALERQLQQLGISPSRVSSGKISSEIPVVAPIAGTIGTIAVTTGAFIQPGTSLMDIVDNSKIHADLLVYEKDLFKVHIGQKVSFRLTNQENQQIEGVLNGINKSFEDDTKGVIVHAVITRPLSNLIPGMYVTGLISVGTALAPAVPVDAVVKAEGKEYIFIVEEEKAEAKEAGHGTHFKKVEVVTGVSELGYINITPLEKLPANTRLVTKGAFYLQSKSSGPAEHSH; encoded by the coding sequence ATGAACTTATATAAAAAACAATTCCAGCTTGCCCTTATGATCGCCATTTCCATGAGCATCAGCCTGAGTTCATGTACCGGAAGCCAGGAAAAATCAACAGAAAAAACAGCGGCGGTCAAAGAAGAAGGCCATAGTGAAGAAGAACACGGAGAAGAGGGCCATAGCGATGAAATCGAATTAACAGAACAACAAATGAAGGCCGTAGACATTCAGATCGGCAAAATTGAAGAGAAAAACCTGACAGCCGTGGTAAAAGCCAGCGGACAACTGGCTGTACCGCCACAAAATGAAGCCAAGGTAAACCTACTTTCCGGTGGAATTATCCGCAGAATCAGTGTACTGGAAGGTCAGAAAGTAAAAAAAGGACAAGTTCTGGCCATTATAGAAAATCAGGATATGATCCGTTTACAGCAGGATTACCTGTCTTCAAAGAATGGGTTCAGCTTTGTGGATGCCGAATATAAGCGTCAGCAGCAGCTTAAAGCAGCAGATGCAGGAACGGGCAAATCCTTCCAGCTTGCCGAAGCAAATTACCATGCAGAGCAGTCTAAAATCAAAGCTTTGGAACGTCAGCTGCAACAACTGGGCATCTCTCCTTCCAGAGTCTCTTCCGGTAAGATCAGCTCAGAAATCCCTGTCGTTGCCCCTATCGCCGGAACAATAGGTACGATTGCCGTCACCACTGGCGCTTTCATCCAGCCGGGAACTTCATTAATGGACATCGTAGACAATTCCAAGATTCACGCAGACCTCCTCGTCTATGAGAAAGACCTTTTTAAGGTTCACATCGGACAAAAAGTAAGCTTCAGGTTAACCAATCAGGAAAACCAACAGATTGAAGGGGTCTTAAACGGGATCAACAAATCTTTTGAAGACGATACCAAGGGCGTAATTGTCCATGCGGTCATCACAAGACCATTGAGCAACCTCATTCCAGGAATGTATGTAACCGGACTGATCAGCGTAGGCACAGCGCTTGCTCCGGCAGTACCGGTTGATGCCGTGGTTAAAGCAGAAGGCAAGGAATATATTTTCATTGTAGAAGAAGAAAAAGCGGAAGCAAAAGAGGCTGGTCATGGCACACATTTCAAAAAAGTAGAAGTCGTTACCGGAGTTTCGGAACTGGGTTATATCAACATTACCCCATTGGAAAAATTGCCGGCAAATACGCGCCTGGTGACCAAAGGTGCATTTTACCTGCAGTCAAAATCTTCAGGCCCTGCAGAACACAGCCATTAA
- a CDS encoding DUF4955 domain-containing protein, with amino-acid sequence MNKAILAFPFLLMVLPVKAQKTAPLWVDFVKAKQTGKTPVLPDFSYAGYHWSERSLPAPEGKKIFRVDDYGGVPNDEKYDDEAIQKTVDAAAANPEGGIVFFSPGKYLISPDGDAKKQIRISKSGIVLKGSGSTVGGTEIYQENRRINGRQFLFKPSGAAPEKLTEIVEDAGRESFSVRVGNGAQLRVGQDVVIRHKSEEFTRAYFAPLELKPQWSRLFGTAGGMQIYEIHTIEKIEGNKVTFKNPLHLDIKMVRAASWTLESYVSITECGIEDLLFSSNWKNYPEEFIHHKNEIHDYAYEAVGMEYVKNSWIRNCEFHDLNEGIFIRSGYQITIENTHFRGKKGHASIHARTGYGVLIKNCSFNGAQHHGAGTGYSAVGTVITHCSLGTDQNFDIHSGQPYATLYDDIDGGVFYNLGGPEPGHPHHGKQLVLWNFHHKSAKDQHYNFWDRSRRRNYTIAAPILEGFTSDRLVTFENAGVNELQGTPVLPRSLFEAQLQLRLKGTDIVTTR; translated from the coding sequence ATGAATAAAGCAATTCTTGCCTTTCCTTTCTTACTGATGGTATTGCCTGTGAAAGCACAAAAAACAGCGCCACTTTGGGTTGATTTTGTGAAGGCAAAACAGACTGGGAAAACGCCGGTCCTCCCCGATTTCTCTTATGCCGGTTACCACTGGTCGGAAAGAAGTCTGCCTGCGCCGGAAGGTAAAAAGATCTTCAGAGTAGACGATTACGGAGGAGTGCCGAATGATGAAAAATACGATGACGAAGCCATTCAAAAAACGGTGGATGCCGCAGCAGCAAATCCTGAGGGGGGCATCGTTTTTTTCTCCCCTGGAAAGTACCTAATATCCCCCGATGGAGATGCTAAAAAACAGATCCGGATTTCCAAAAGCGGGATCGTTTTAAAGGGTAGTGGAAGTACCGTTGGAGGCACTGAAATCTACCAGGAAAACAGGCGGATCAACGGGCGCCAGTTTCTCTTCAAACCCTCCGGAGCAGCGCCGGAAAAGTTAACCGAAATTGTCGAAGATGCAGGAAGAGAAAGCTTCAGTGTAAGGGTCGGAAACGGGGCTCAGCTTCGGGTTGGACAGGACGTGGTGATCCGCCATAAAAGTGAAGAATTTACAAGGGCGTACTTTGCTCCCCTCGAGCTGAAACCACAATGGTCAAGGCTGTTCGGAACAGCCGGTGGAATGCAGATTTATGAGATCCATACGATTGAAAAGATCGAAGGAAATAAGGTCACTTTTAAGAACCCGCTACACCTGGATATCAAAATGGTCCGCGCTGCGAGCTGGACCCTGGAAAGCTATGTTTCCATTACGGAATGTGGCATTGAAGATCTTTTGTTTTCCAGCAACTGGAAAAATTACCCGGAAGAATTTATTCACCATAAGAATGAAATCCATGATTATGCTTATGAAGCTGTTGGAATGGAATACGTCAAGAACAGCTGGATCAGGAATTGTGAGTTTCATGATCTGAATGAAGGCATTTTTATCCGTTCAGGATATCAGATTACCATAGAAAACACGCATTTCAGAGGAAAGAAGGGACATGCATCTATCCATGCCCGCACCGGCTATGGCGTGCTAATTAAAAACTGTTCTTTTAATGGCGCACAACATCACGGTGCCGGAACGGGCTACAGTGCCGTTGGAACGGTCATCACGCATTGTTCTTTAGGAACAGACCAGAATTTCGACATCCATTCCGGGCAGCCTTATGCGACTTTATATGATGATATTGATGGCGGGGTATTTTATAACCTCGGAGGTCCGGAACCCGGACATCCACACCATGGTAAGCAATTGGTGCTCTGGAATTTTCATCATAAATCTGCTAAGGATCAGCACTATAATTTCTGGGATAGGAGCAGGAGAAGAAACTATACCATCGCTGCGCCGATACTGGAAGGTTTTACTTCCGACAGATTAGTTACCTTTGAAAATGCAGGAGTAAATGAGTTGCAGGGAACACCCGTTCTTCCGCGTTCTTTATTCGAAGCACAGCTTCAACTGAGGTTAAAAGGAACGGATATCGTAACGACCAGATAA
- a CDS encoding alpha-L-fucosidase: MRKISFSLLLAFSFFIQLANGQQSISKDERMAWWREAKFGMFIHWGIYAQFAGVYRGEEQRRGGAEWIMNRSKIPVAEYQEMAKSFNPTKYDADAWVKMAKDAGMKYLIITAKHHDGFALFNSKASKWDITDATPYGKDLLKPLAIACKKYGLKLGFYYSQAQDWNNPGGAAARKVMNEGWANPDSVKVDAYTLANKGHWDPAQQTKTFDQYIDDVAVPQVKELMTNYGDIAVLWWDTPTNMTDEAALKLQNALKTQPYIITNDRLKRPNFPGDTKTPEQKIPNQAELDGQDWETCMTMNGTWGFRTSDHKWKSSETLIRNLSDIASKGGNYLLNIGPKPDGTFPEESVKRLSDIGKWMKVNSESIYGTKASPLSPLDWGRCTKKETKKGTTLYFSVFNWPSNGQLLIPGVKNKVISARLLAGKGKVSAETKGFDLLLTLPAQAPDAVASVIKVEFEGSIANQHGDQPKKEMKTGALD, translated from the coding sequence AATCCATCTCTAAAGATGAGCGCATGGCCTGGTGGCGTGAAGCGAAATTCGGGATGTTCATCCATTGGGGCATCTATGCACAGTTTGCAGGAGTCTACCGTGGAGAAGAACAACGAAGAGGGGGTGCCGAATGGATCATGAACAGGTCCAAAATCCCCGTTGCTGAGTATCAGGAAATGGCAAAAAGCTTTAACCCAACAAAGTATGATGCTGATGCCTGGGTGAAGATGGCCAAAGATGCAGGGATGAAATATCTGATCATTACCGCAAAACACCACGATGGATTTGCGCTGTTTAACTCTAAAGCAAGCAAATGGGACATTACCGACGCTACTCCTTATGGTAAAGATCTGTTAAAACCCCTGGCAATAGCCTGTAAAAAATATGGGCTAAAGCTGGGGTTTTATTACTCTCAGGCACAGGATTGGAACAATCCCGGTGGTGCAGCCGCGAGAAAAGTTATGAATGAAGGATGGGCAAACCCGGATTCTGTAAAGGTTGATGCTTATACTTTGGCCAATAAAGGCCATTGGGACCCTGCACAACAAACTAAAACTTTTGACCAGTACATCGATGACGTTGCCGTTCCACAGGTAAAAGAACTGATGACCAATTATGGCGACATTGCGGTACTTTGGTGGGATACGCCCACAAATATGACCGACGAAGCGGCCTTAAAGCTTCAGAACGCCTTAAAAACACAACCTTATATCATTACTAACGACCGTTTAAAACGGCCGAACTTCCCTGGAGATACCAAAACTCCGGAGCAGAAAATCCCGAACCAGGCAGAATTGGATGGCCAGGACTGGGAAACCTGTATGACCATGAATGGCACCTGGGGCTTCAGAACTTCAGATCATAAATGGAAATCCAGTGAAACATTGATCCGTAACCTTTCGGATATTGCTTCTAAAGGAGGAAATTACCTGTTAAATATTGGTCCTAAGCCGGATGGAACCTTCCCGGAGGAAAGTGTAAAAAGACTGAGCGATATCGGAAAATGGATGAAAGTAAACAGCGAATCCATCTATGGAACGAAAGCCAGCCCATTGTCGCCATTAGATTGGGGACGTTGTACAAAGAAAGAAACTAAAAAAGGAACGACACTGTATTTTTCGGTGTTCAACTGGCCTTCAAACGGCCAATTGCTGATTCCTGGTGTGAAAAATAAAGTGATTTCTGCGCGGTTACTGGCAGGAAAGGGCAAAGTATCTGCAGAGACAAAAGGATTTGATTTGTTATTGACTTTACCTGCTCAGGCACCTGATGCCGTAGCGAGTGTCATTAAGGTTGAATTTGAAGGAAGCATTGCCAATCAGCATGGCGACCAGCCAAAGAAAGAAATGAAAACAGGGGCATTAGATTAG
- a CDS encoding heavy metal translocating P-type ATPase, whose protein sequence is MQESKKLKDCCSTEEVTTTHKHNGQAHDHTNHNHAGHDHKDHGHSGEEHDDDDGHNHGSGEPEGWQSHWPLLTSLAIVLLMLTLEYGFNTTFNNYIQLAIFIPAYLLAGYNVLELAFRKALRLDFFNEFFLMSVATLGAFAIGSYSEGVAVMVFYSIGEWFQDAAVNRAKRSIKALLDIRPESVDVIREGKVNTIAPAEVQIGEIIQVKPGEKVALDGVLYSDKATFNTAALTGESKPDSKAKGEQVLAGMINLNQLAQVEVKSLFKDSKLSKILEMVQDATARKSQTQLFISRFAKVYTPIVFLLAVLVVALPYFIVANYSFQEWFYRGLVFLVISCPCALVVSIPLGYFGGIGLASRNGILFKGSNFLDVMTKIDTVVMDKTGTLTKGVFQVQKVVTAGIAEKEFIQLLAAIESKSTHPIATAIAQYAETEPNHDSIGEVEEIAGHGLKGLISGKEVLAGNAKLLKKYNIPYPEEVDAIVDSVVVVAINQQFAGYVTIADEIKEDAKQAIADLHALNIKTVMLSGDKQSVVAKVAAFLGIDFAFGDLLPEHKVEKVENLKKEGRSIAFVGDGVNDAPVVALADAGIAMGGLGSDATIETADIVIQNDQPSKIVSAIKIGKVTRSVVWQNIILAMSVKVIVLILGAGGVATLWEAVIADVGVALVAILNAVRIQRMKI, encoded by the coding sequence ATGCAAGAATCTAAGAAACTCAAAGACTGCTGCTCTACAGAAGAAGTTACCACTACTCACAAGCACAACGGTCAGGCACATGACCATACAAATCATAACCATGCGGGCCATGATCATAAAGATCATGGCCATTCAGGAGAAGAACACGACGACGACGATGGACACAACCATGGCTCCGGAGAACCTGAAGGATGGCAAAGCCACTGGCCATTGTTAACCTCACTGGCCATCGTTCTCCTGATGTTAACCCTGGAATATGGCTTCAACACCACCTTCAACAATTACATCCAGCTGGCCATTTTCATCCCTGCCTATCTGCTTGCCGGATACAACGTATTGGAACTTGCCTTCAGAAAAGCGCTGAGACTGGATTTTTTCAATGAATTTTTCCTGATGAGCGTCGCCACTCTCGGTGCTTTCGCCATCGGTTCCTATAGCGAAGGCGTAGCCGTAATGGTGTTCTATTCTATCGGCGAATGGTTCCAGGATGCTGCTGTAAACCGGGCAAAAAGAAGCATTAAAGCCTTGCTGGACATCAGACCGGAAAGTGTAGATGTGATCCGCGAAGGAAAAGTAAACACCATTGCCCCTGCAGAAGTACAGATCGGAGAGATCATCCAGGTAAAACCGGGAGAAAAGGTGGCCTTAGACGGGGTTTTATATTCCGACAAAGCGACTTTCAATACCGCAGCCCTGACCGGAGAATCTAAACCGGATTCCAAAGCCAAAGGCGAACAGGTCCTGGCCGGAATGATCAACCTGAACCAATTGGCACAGGTAGAAGTGAAATCCCTGTTTAAAGACAGCAAGCTGAGCAAGATTCTTGAAATGGTACAGGATGCGACTGCCAGAAAATCCCAAACCCAATTGTTCATCTCCCGTTTTGCCAAAGTATATACGCCAATTGTATTCCTTCTTGCCGTACTGGTGGTGGCCCTTCCCTATTTTATTGTCGCCAATTACAGCTTTCAGGAATGGTTTTACCGCGGATTGGTCTTCCTGGTGATCAGTTGTCCATGTGCCTTGGTAGTTTCTATCCCATTGGGCTATTTTGGAGGAATCGGACTCGCATCCAGAAACGGGATCCTGTTTAAAGGATCAAATTTCCTTGATGTGATGACTAAAATTGATACCGTGGTGATGGATAAAACCGGAACCCTGACCAAAGGAGTCTTCCAGGTGCAGAAAGTGGTTACCGCAGGAATTGCAGAAAAAGAGTTCATCCAGCTCCTCGCCGCAATAGAAAGCAAGTCGACGCATCCGATCGCCACAGCGATCGCTCAGTACGCCGAAACGGAACCAAACCACGATAGCATTGGCGAAGTAGAAGAAATTGCAGGACACGGCTTAAAAGGGCTGATCAGTGGCAAGGAAGTACTGGCAGGGAATGCCAAACTGTTAAAAAAATACAATATTCCATATCCTGAAGAAGTGGATGCCATTGTAGACTCTGTAGTCGTGGTGGCCATTAATCAGCAGTTTGCCGGATACGTGACCATTGCCGATGAGATCAAGGAAGATGCAAAACAAGCCATTGCCGACCTCCATGCTTTAAACATTAAAACCGTGATGCTTAGTGGCGACAAACAAAGCGTCGTTGCTAAAGTTGCAGCCTTCCTGGGCATTGACTTCGCCTTTGGCGACCTCCTTCCGGAACACAAAGTGGAGAAAGTAGAAAACCTTAAAAAAGAAGGAAGGTCAATCGCCTTTGTCGGAGATGGGGTAAATGACGCGCCGGTAGTGGCATTGGCCGATGCAGGAATTGCAATGGGTGGCCTTGGAAGTGATGCGACGATAGAAACTGCCGATATTGTGATCCAGAATGACCAGCCTTCAAAAATCGTTTCTGCCATAAAAATCGGAAAAGTAACGAGAAGCGTGGTTTGGCAAAACATCATCCTCGCCATGAGCGTAAAAGTGATCGTGCTGATCCTTGGTGCAGGAGGCGTAGCAACCCTTTGGGAAGCGGTAATTGCCGATGTGGGTGTGGCTTTAGTCGCCATTCTCAACGCAGTACGCATCCAGAGAATGAAAATTTAA
- a CDS encoding VOC family protein: protein MKQQIGYMALVVADYDEAIAFYTKKLHFILLEDTVQSPTKRWVRIAPPGSPESGLLLAKAANAEQKSRIGNQTGGRVFLFLYTDDFWRDYQDMTNKGINFIRLPKEEDYGTVAVFEDLYGNLWDLIESK from the coding sequence ATGAAACAACAGATTGGGTACATGGCACTGGTAGTTGCCGATTATGACGAAGCCATTGCGTTCTATACCAAAAAGCTTCATTTCATTTTATTAGAAGACACGGTTCAAAGTCCCACAAAACGCTGGGTTAGAATTGCTCCTCCCGGATCTCCGGAATCCGGGCTTTTACTGGCAAAAGCAGCGAACGCGGAACAGAAAAGCCGGATTGGAAACCAAACCGGCGGCCGGGTCTTTCTGTTTCTCTACACCGATGATTTCTGGAGAGATTATCAGGACATGACCAATAAAGGAATTAATTTTATAAGACTACCAAAAGAAGAAGATTACGGAACTGTGGCCGTTTTTGAAGATCTTTATGGTAACTTATGGGACCTCATAGAATCAAAATAA
- a CDS encoding polysaccharide lyase 6 family protein produces the protein MIKTTFLSLALLLAGGFSATAKDYPVSSAKELSALHLKPGDRVLMKEGNWKDQQLKFKGMGLQGRPIVLMAANQGKTILNGNSTLDIDGSWLLVDGLSFAKGALDSGEVINFSEKSFSCRLTNTSITDYNSVDDKVDYTWVSLRGTHNRVDHCLLQGKSHQGVTMVVWLSEKPNYHQIDHNYFGPRPELGRNGGETIRIGTSTWSFHDSFTIVEQNIFEHCDGEIEAVSVKSGKNIIRNNLFYECKATLTLRHGNHSEVTGNYFIGNGKPGTGGVRIIGEDHRVHDNYFQDLTGTGNSAAISVMAGLPNPILVSHWQVKNAVITDNLVVNCKEPFAIAAGYRKDRYLPALNTYFAKNIIVSNSDPLKWYDEKVIVNFEDNLIYSTSFSGEKGRGFELKNEQLKKNSDGLFLRPGQADFKPFWKSEQVGPSGFSNLNKKIIIN, from the coding sequence ATGATAAAAACTACATTTTTGAGTCTTGCCTTGTTGCTGGCTGGCGGTTTCAGCGCAACAGCAAAAGATTATCCGGTGAGTTCTGCAAAAGAACTTTCCGCCCTTCACTTAAAACCCGGCGACCGCGTCCTGATGAAGGAAGGCAATTGGAAGGATCAGCAGTTGAAATTTAAAGGGATGGGCTTACAAGGTCGTCCTATAGTTTTAATGGCCGCAAATCAAGGGAAAACGATTCTAAATGGAAACTCTACGCTGGACATTGATGGTTCATGGTTATTGGTCGATGGACTTTCTTTTGCCAAGGGTGCTTTGGATTCAGGAGAGGTGATCAATTTTTCCGAAAAATCTTTTTCCTGCCGGCTTACCAATACCAGCATTACAGATTACAACAGTGTTGATGATAAGGTGGATTATACCTGGGTTTCGCTTAGGGGAACACACAACCGTGTTGACCATTGCCTGCTACAGGGGAAAAGTCACCAGGGAGTAACGATGGTGGTCTGGCTTTCCGAAAAACCAAATTACCATCAGATCGACCATAACTATTTCGGTCCGCGTCCGGAGCTGGGAAGGAATGGCGGAGAGACGATCAGGATCGGAACGAGCACCTGGTCTTTTCATGATTCCTTTACCATCGTGGAGCAAAATATCTTTGAACATTGCGATGGAGAAATCGAAGCAGTCTCTGTGAAATCGGGAAAAAATATCATTCGCAATAACCTCTTTTATGAGTGCAAAGCGACCCTTACTTTAAGGCATGGAAACCATTCGGAAGTGACCGGAAATTACTTCATCGGAAACGGGAAGCCAGGCACCGGAGGTGTCCGGATTATCGGGGAAGACCACCGGGTTCATGACAACTATTTTCAGGACCTGACGGGTACCGGAAACAGTGCTGCAATTTCTGTGATGGCAGGCTTGCCGAACCCCATTCTTGTGAGTCACTGGCAGGTGAAAAATGCGGTGATTACTGACAACCTGGTTGTCAATTGTAAGGAGCCTTTTGCCATCGCCGCGGGTTATAGAAAGGACCGGTATTTGCCGGCTTTGAATACTTATTTTGCAAAGAATATCATCGTCAGCAATAGCGATCCTTTGAAGTGGTACGATGAAAAAGTAATCGTAAATTTTGAAGACAACCTGATCTACAGTACTTCCTTTTCAGGAGAGAAGGGTAGGGGATTTGAACTCAAAAATGAGCAGTTAAAAAAGAACAGCGATGGGCTTTTTTTAAGACCAGGACAAGCTGATTTTAAGCCTTTCTGGAAATCGGAGCAGGTCGGGCCATCTGGTTTTTCTAATCTAAATAAAAAGATTATCATAAATTAG
- a CDS encoding GDSL-type esterase/lipase family protein: MKILLKYCLIWALWSFCGQIYAQSKFRIACVGNSITYGSGLKDRLTESYPARLQALLGSKYEVLNFGVSGATMLKKGNKPYWNTPEYQQVMNSAPDLVFIKLGTNDSKQINRAEMPGFEADYKEMIRAFKGLSTKPRVVLLLPVKAFSDEKFGISGTYLKSSMIPVIQKIAYDEQLEILDLYSLFADKEALLADKIHPNATGDNFIALRLESFIKQQTKQVKSLAAKLKAPVQVDSFYGYESLKFSFQGREARIVQPKKVAKGMPWIWRARFWGHEPQTDIALLERGFYLVYCDVAELFGNAESIRIWNDFYASLQKMGFAKKAVLEGMSRGGVYVYNWAAANPGKVACVYADNPVLDLKSWPGGKGQGPGSKESWAIFLKDYGYQTDADAMAFKGSPIDQIEAIVKGKYPMLHVCGDIDEVVPMAENSLPFAEKIKLAGGDIQIIHKPEGKHHPHSLPNPQVIVDFVLKATGQ; the protein is encoded by the coding sequence ATGAAAATCTTGTTAAAGTATTGCTTAATATGGGCTTTGTGGTCGTTTTGCGGCCAGATTTATGCACAATCGAAATTTCGGATTGCCTGTGTGGGAAACAGCATCACCTATGGTTCGGGATTAAAAGACCGCCTAACTGAATCTTACCCTGCCCGCTTACAAGCTTTACTGGGGAGCAAATATGAGGTGTTGAACTTTGGCGTAAGCGGGGCGACGATGCTGAAAAAGGGGAATAAACCTTATTGGAATACGCCTGAATATCAGCAGGTCATGAACTCCGCACCTGACCTGGTTTTCATTAAACTGGGGACCAACGACAGCAAGCAGATCAACCGGGCGGAAATGCCTGGGTTTGAAGCTGATTATAAAGAAATGATCCGGGCTTTTAAAGGGTTAAGCACGAAGCCAAGAGTAGTTTTGTTGCTTCCAGTCAAGGCCTTTTCGGATGAGAAATTTGGCATTTCCGGAACTTACCTCAAAAGCAGTATGATTCCCGTGATTCAGAAAATTGCCTATGATGAGCAGCTGGAAATCCTGGATCTTTATTCCTTATTTGCCGATAAAGAAGCCCTACTGGCAGATAAAATCCATCCCAATGCTACCGGTGATAATTTCATTGCGCTTCGTCTGGAATCCTTCATCAAACAACAAACAAAGCAGGTAAAGTCGCTGGCTGCCAAACTTAAAGCGCCGGTACAAGTGGATTCCTTTTATGGCTATGAAAGCCTTAAATTCTCCTTTCAGGGGCGTGAAGCCAGAATTGTACAGCCTAAAAAAGTGGCCAAAGGAATGCCCTGGATCTGGAGGGCAAGGTTTTGGGGCCATGAGCCGCAAACAGATATTGCCTTGTTAGAAAGAGGCTTTTATTTGGTGTATTGTGATGTCGCGGAGCTATTTGGCAATGCGGAATCCATCCGGATCTGGAATGATTTTTACGCTTCGCTGCAAAAGATGGGCTTCGCGAAAAAGGCTGTTTTGGAAGGAATGAGCAGGGGTGGCGTGTATGTCTATAACTGGGCGGCCGCCAATCCTGGCAAAGTGGCTTGCGTGTATGCAGATAATCCGGTGCTGGACCTTAAAAGCTGGCCGGGAGGAAAAGGGCAGGGGCCTGGAAGTAAAGAAAGCTGGGCAATCTTCCTAAAAGATTATGGTTATCAGACAGATGCAGATGCGATGGCCTTTAAAGGCAGTCCGATTGATCAGATTGAAGCCATTGTAAAAGGAAAGTATCCCATGTTGCATGTTTGCGGCGATATAGATGAGGTCGTTCCAATGGCAGAAAACAGCCTTCCTTTTGCGGAAAAGATTAAACTTGCCGGTGGGGATATTCAAATCATTCATAAGCCGGAAGGGAAACACCACCCCCATAGTCTTCCCAATCCGCAGGTTATTGTTGATTTTGTTCTAAAAGCAACAGGGCAGTAA